In the Balearica regulorum gibbericeps isolate bBalReg1 chromosome 3, bBalReg1.pri, whole genome shotgun sequence genome, GTCCATGCTGTTCATGAGCAGCCGGATGGTCTGGCAGCCCGGCTCCTTGCCCTCCACCCAGGTGATCTTGTCGCCGCGGATGTCCTTGGAGGAGTCGCTCTTCTGGCTGACGAGCTGCCCGTCGGTGAAGCGGCCGGTGTGGTGGAGGGCCCGCACCTCCTGGGCCACCAGCCCGCCCAGCTCCTTGCCGAGGAAGTCGTCCACCACGCAGATGCCGTGCTTGTTCATGCAGGGCACGATGTACTCTAGCGCCAGCCGCTGCGGCACCAGCGACTTCGTCTGCCCGTTGGGGCGCAGCGCGGCCCCACCGGGTCCCGCCTGCACGCCGCCCGGGTACAGGTTCGACTTGTCCCGATACAGCAGCACCGCCTCCCCGGAGGGGGACGGGGACTGGGCCGCGGCCGGGGCCTCTGCCTCACCGCCGGCGGCTGCGGCGGCGACGTGGTTGTTGGTCAGCGAGGCGGCCTCGGCGGGGGCCTccgggggcggcggcgctgcGCCCTTCCCTGCCGCGGCTCCGGCCCCCCCTGCCGCCCGGCTgccgcctcccgccgcggccccggcgCTGTGGGCGCGGGTCGGCGGGGGGTGCCCGCCGCGGGGCTCGGCAGCGCCCCctgccgcggccgccgccgcagTGCCTCCGCCGCGGCAGATGAGCTTGTGCTTCTTCCAGTCCTGGCGCTGGTGCTCCTTGCTGCAGTAGAAGGAGCTGCGGCAGCGCCCGCACCGCAGCAGGTTCTCCATCTTCCCGCACAGCTCGCAGTACTGCCGATCCCgctcgctgctgctgccgccgctgctgctgctgctgctacccCCGCCGCTGCTCTCGCCGCTGCCCtggccggccccgccgccgccgctgtcATTCGCCATGGCGCTGGTGGTgccgccgcagccccgctccgccgccgaGGGGTTATGTAAGGAGGCGGGCGGGAGCGGCGCTAACGCGGGCCCCCGCCCGGCCGCGCGGGGAGGGAGCGCTCACTGCATCATGGCCGCCCGGCTCCAccgcggcccccgccgccctccgCCTCCGCCGGCCCGCGGCCTCCTTCGGGGCGGCCAGGCGCGGGGCTGCCGCGGGGGCCCGCACCGCCCTCCCTGCGCCGCTAACGCCGCTAGCGCCGCCTCATcgccgccccgccggcggcggcgcggccgagggggagagcggcggcggggagcagcCGGCTGGCGCGGTAGGGGGGCTGCCTTCCGCTCCCCGCCGGCCTCTCTGCCCAGTGCGCGGGCCGGCGCGGCCGCCGCCTCTCCCCGCCGCGCCTCCGCCGCTGTGTCGGGGCGAGGAGGAGGCGCCACTCTCGCGGCCCGCTTTGCACGTACGCCACTTCCAGCCCGCCAGCGCCGCCGGCGCGTCAGGCGGGCGGGGCCGCACCGCCAGGCGGGCGGGGCGAGGCCGGGCCGGGGCAGGCCGCGCCGCGCGGAGGGGGCCGATCGGCCCTACCGCACCGCCGCAGCCGCGGGGCCTGGCCCAGGCGCCGAGCGCACGGACAGGCCTCGGGCCGTGGCCGGGCGGTCTCGGCCGGGGCGCCCCCGCGGCGGCGGTAGGGCGGGCGGAAGCCGCCTCCCGAGGAGTGCGGCCTCTCCGACCGCCTCCGCCGCGGACCCACGCCCGCCAGCGATAGGGGGGAAACTcagctgggggcggggggcaccggTCTGGGCTGCCCGAGACACCCCCGCCGTCTCCGGGCGGGCGGTGGGCGGCTAATCCGTGGGTGCGCTCGTCCTTGTCCCCAGCGGCGAGCTGCGCTGCTGCCCCCGAGGGCTGAGCGGAGGGGGTGCGGGCCCGCCGCAggtgaggcggcggcggcggccctgaggagcaggaggggcGCCGGGCTGACATGGAAGCCGGGCGCTGTGGCCTTGAGTGACAGGGaggggggcggtggcggcggagGGCCATGTTTTGTCACTCCCATAGGCCCCAAAATATCCCCGCGGATagctggcagagcaggacaTCCGTCATAATAACATGTGGCTTGTGTCCCACCTAACTCAGCGGTAACGAAAGCCGGAGTCTGGCcagttaaggggaaaaaaaaaaaaaagcaaaatacaggaagaaagaGCAGGTGATGTGGCTGCTGAAATGAGGAGTTGGGCCCAGCACTGTGATCAGCATGGCAAAACCCCTGACAGGAAAAGGAAGCTGGTTTGGCAGAGCAGCACCAGTGGAGGGACGAAGGTCCTGACACAGTCACGTCGGCTATGAGAAGCCACATGAGGATCTGGACTCCTCTGAGGTGATGCGTAAGCTCTGATCGATCTGGCTTTACCGTggctttgcttgcttgcttgtagTAGCTGTTAGGAAAGCAGAGCGTATTCTGTAATTTCCTGCGATACAGCCCAACATAGTGGTTGATGCCTCAGAGCCTCCTAAAAAGCTGGAGCAAGGACTCCTCCCAGGCTGGGCGTTCTTCTGCCCACCCCCTTGGAGAATCGTTTGGTGAGCAGACAGCAAGCGTTCTGTCCATGGGCTGGGCTGGTGAGAGGCAGCACCTGGAGTTGGTGTGCATTACTTGTAAGTTAAGCAAATCCATCCTGAAGTCCAAGAATGTCAAATACATGAACCAATATACGGATCTGGAGGTAGAAAGGTGAAATGAATCCTCTGGTCGGTAATCCATAGGCTGCCACAGGTTTTAATGTGATTTTGGataaatcagtttttctttgctaCTGTAGAAGAGGAATAGTAATGCTTTTTGCTACTCACAGACTGTTGGGAGGCTTAAGACTGTACTGTAATGAGATACACTTTATGTATGTAATTAAAATGGTTTGGTTCTTATCATCTTTCTGTACAGAACtggatttaaaattaactgaTGTAGCAGTAGGACTTGGAGGAATGTTAGGCACTGCATGTACTACGTGAAGGAtgtaaaaggagaaacaaagtgTGCCAAGGCTGCAAATGCCTGTGGTACctacacagaaaatgagaaggaaaaccagCGTGAATTattagaaaggcaaaaggagTACTGAGAGGACAAGGTCATGAAAGCCCAAAGGATGAGATTTCAAGGTGAATGCGATCAGCAAGCTCCAAggctagttaaaaaaaaaaaaaagccgaaTGAACTGGAAAAGCCAGGAACTAAAACCAGATGATAGAGTTGCAGATTAGTAATTTCTTTGTTCATTGCCCttaaagggaggaaaatacagcagtagaggcagaaggaagtgtgttaaaaatgagttttaaatcCAGAGTATGAAGTAGACAGATTTTAAATCTATGCTTAATGAGAGCTGTTCTTTAACTACAGAAATATGAGTAGCTTGCTCTATATTCCTTGCTATAGCTTGCTTTAAACAGATTGATGCAACTGAATTCCATGGACTTGCAGCATTGTTAAACCGGGCTAAATGAGAAGAGAGTCAAGGctgttattttcaaaaacttcagaaatgcaaacaatGACGTTCTGccagaaagaaactgaagagtTAAAGACCTTTTGCATTTGTTGCATACTCCTTCAGCAAACATAATGGAGATGAAAGTCACAGACTTGAAACTCAGTAGTCCAACTAtgaaacaaataagaaaaggaCCAAGGTACAAATATGGTACCTGGCTAAAACCTAATGATAGTTATTAATTCATGGGCTAATTTGgtttgaaaagtgttttgttcttttcctctttcccacaTGTCTTTTGGGATGCAATTAAAGGTCTTGGTCTTAGTTTTTACATTTGCTGATGTGCTGAGCTACTTCAGGTTGTCTTGATGTACTGTTCCCCAGCATGGTCAACACAAATACCAAGTTCAACAAAATCCATCTTCGGGTATATGAAGCATTTGGCATATTTTATGATTACAGCACTTCACCAGCggcagaaaacaatttaatgaAGGTTTTTATCCAGTGacaaagctgcagaaagagtGGTGGTGGTAAGGAAACTCTGGAAGACAATGACTATTTATATTACAATAGTATCTACAACATGCtagaaatgttttccaagtaTATAAGGCTCTATTCTTTGCCAAAGAGCTTGTTCCTTAAAAGGTAGTCTAAGGACAAAGCACGACAAAAAGCAACATATGGTATACAAAGCAAAATGACCACCATGATGGTTGCCAAAATTGAAGGGGAAGGgacttccttctctttcttttctgcaggttACTCTTCACTTGCTCCCTAAGCGTGGCATTTCCAAGGTAGCTAATTGCTTGTCTGTGTCAGTGAATGTTGGAAGAGAACTTGACTAGTGATTAGGTAACAATAGAGGCATATTGCTTTGCAGAGAATGCAGATGAAAAGTCTTTAAAGTAGTACCAGTCATGATGAGGATGTCATGGGAGAAACTTAATGCAAGGTCATAGTTTTTTGTCACCACTTAGATATGGATCTGATACGTttattagaaatgcaaaaaaaaaaaaaaaaaagttggtcaATGaataacttttctgttttcattaagtAGTAATAATAGCTGCATTTATACCATGCTTTATGTATTTTGAGTACTGCAGCAGTAAGGTTGTAtaaccaaccaaaaaaagaatctttgaagcccagggagagaggggaatgCAGAATAACAAGATTAGAGAAGTTTAATTCGCAGAACAAAATCAGCttagaaataaagtttaattaaaaagtaatctcATCTTCAGATAGTTTTGCtgtgaacaggaaaaaatgtccCTGGAACTCGAGGCTAAGTTTTTCACTGCTGCTAGAAGGCCACTTGGAAGCTACATGTGCTCCTGAGTTTGGTGGTAGTGTAAGGCATCAGTCAGACAGATGTGTGTCCACAACAGTGTCACGATTAAAATTCAGAACCTGGGGGCTTGTAGCATTTGTTCTCTTCCCTTGAGACCCCTCCACCGTGTTCTTCAGCCTGACTGCTCTTCTTCCACTTAAAGCATTATTCACTGGTCTCGACAGTGGCATTTTTCAAGCTTGCTTTTCATACTAGCAAGTGAACTGTAACAGGTTTGCagcttttccaaataaaactaGAGAACTGTTTGTCTGAGCTGGATTCTCTGTTAAACTCACTTCCTTTCTAATCAGGACAAACTGTACAAAGTACATCCACAAGGCTATGCAAGTGCTCCTTTGTTGAATGCACGCTCTTTTCCTGAGGTACTCGAAGGGTTAGCATGGTTTATTCATCTCCCAGATACCTCCCCCGCCTCCGTTTCTGCAAAGTGAGGAAAGGGTCCCCCATTAGAGCTAGTGAGGAAGGTGCAGGGTTATTGACTGGCTCTGCTAGTGCTGGCCATTACGGAGGAGCACGTTTGGTTTCGTTCTGCAACCACAGGGTCCCGTCAAGTCACTCTAGGGCCAGCACAAGCAAAGGAGTCTCAGCAATTTTCAAGATTCAGGCTTCAGCTCTCTGAAGAGCTTGATGCTCTCCTGTCGCAATATGAAGTGGCACGCAGCCCTTGGGACAACAGAGAATCAGGCTCAGAGCCCTGAAAATAATCCACAGTACCCTGGGCCACCTCCCATCCCGCTTAGTGCTTGTTGATGCCATCGTAGAGTTTCCTTAAAtgtttttgctgaaattaaagTATCAGAATAATTTGGTTGTTTATCACTGAATATCATAATGGCTaaatgtttaaaggaaaaacctTTCATTATAACCTGAGATTATAAGGGTTGGGCTAAATTATAAGGAGAAGTACTCTTTATGTaaacttgtttttaatattgtgTTTAATATTGCGGGATTCCTCCAGGCTCTTCAACTGAAATTGTTTTTGCTGTCCCTGGATCTGTCTGAAATGATATGCCTTTGCTTCTCTGGGAATATAGCCTATTTTTATTATGCCAAAAATATGGCTAGGGTTGATCCAGAGAGATTTATTTGTGTTTGGCtactttaataattttattcatagttaaagaaaaatttattaCCCTAGTGAAGTACAAGACaatgtccctttttttttttttttttaatggaaaatgctgCTACCAGATGTCTGTATCTGTAAAGCTATGGAAATGCAGCAGAGCTTAGAAAATGCTCCAGACTGACTCATTCCAGTTTTGTCCTCATTTTAAACTTTGTACCATGGAAAGTTCAAAAGCTTTTTCCACATTGTTTGTGAGGTTTCTCCAGAGGGAGTATTTCTGGCTTTGGTTAGAAAAGAACTCCCTGTCTTGCTAAAGATTGACAATTATGTACATTTTTGGCCTCTAACTTAAGCAAGCCAGCAGGCCCTCAGGGTGCTTAAAGTCCAGTTATGGACAGAAAGTtacttttaaagaacattttttaaacactatttGAAATCCATGCACTGATACAGCGATAAGcagttttggagaaaaaaaaaaaaagaaaaaaaaatattcctgttttatCTGTATGTAGGTCACATTTATCTGAACTGCTCTGGATGCTTTTCTTGATTTTGGTGCAGACAAGTTTTCCAGCATGAGAAGAAGGGACTCCAATGTAAAGAAAGTCTCTCTGGCACTTCGTAGGGCCACAATCATAACATGACCTTTTCACTTTGCATCTGATACGTGCTTCCTGCCCGTGTCATCATGATTCAGCATCGTGACATGCTGAAACATCATCAAGGTGGAAACAATGCCGAGCAGTGTTGGGGTGATGTGGCCTGCCATGATTATTTTGCGCGTACTTGATTTATTGCacatcatattttctctttcctcatcttTCAGCTGCCAGGCACGTAGTTCTCTCTTCTGCCAGTGCCTGGCCTTGCATTTGGAAAAGAGAACAGGGATGCCCTGGGGTGTGGGCAAGAAGGACAGTTTGCTCTGTGCACCTTGTTTTGGGAAGCCTGAGAGTGCCTCGGCTCATGCATTGCAATATATCCTGCTATTTAATGAGTTACAGTCTCcggggttttttcctgattcGCTGGAAACTATTACCCAGAGCTCAAGAGAAGAACTCAAGAACTGTTCCTGAAGGCATAAAGATGTATGTGTTAAAAGACTGGACATTTTGTCTTTGAGTGAAGATGTGGctgctttcccctttctccaGCTGGCTAGCACAATTTCTGGTATctctgaattctttttcttaccGAGGCAGTTGTACCAGCAAGAGAGATTCCAAGAAAAGAGTGAGCTTCAAACATTTGCTGCTATGAAAGGAGAAACCTGTCTCGGTAATttaagagaggaaggaaaagaccATAGCAGGGGAGTTTGTGAACTGATAAGACTGACTAGATGTTATTCCTCAATAAGACTTAAGagtttgatttatattttttttttgatgaggCAATTGCTTGAGACGAATGGCGGCATGCTTCAATTTTGGTTGTTTTCCAAGGGAACAATGGTGTCCTCCCCCTTTTCTTGAACAATAGGGATAGAATATTATAGCTCATGTTTCGTTAAACTCGCAGATAGCACATCTGTCCTGAAGAGCTCACCTTTGCCAGGGCTGgctacagacacacacacgcacacaggcGTTGTGAGCCTGAACCCTGAAGAACCTGAACTCTGAAGATGGACTCAGTACAGGTCAGCACTGTGTTCTCCTGTGCTCCCTGTTCCCCCTTCTGCCAGGACAGTGCCTGTGGGTTCCCATGCACCCTTCTGATGCGTATCAGGATGCAATGTTCTGTTGCTCCCAAGTGCTTCGTGATGCCTTTTCTTGCATTTCCATCCTTCCTGAAGACAGAGGCTTTTACTCCAAGCCGTTTTGTTGGCCTTCAGTGCTCCTCTTGTGACTTTCTGCAACACTTTCTTCAGTTGTGCTACATTTAAGCCACAGTGTTGAGTTGCTCCCCACCGAAAGGGGTGGTTctgctccctccagcagcaTGTTCCTTAGCACCACGCTTGTCAAGCCCTTTGGTGAGTCAGTTCAAGAGAATAGTTTTCTGTTGGATTAACAAGTTGGATCGGCTTACCAAGTGGTTTGATGTGGTGCAAGAGAGGGTGTGGACCAGCAGGGCCAGGAATTagggagggagaagcaggacCACCCAAGTCAGAAGGGTAGGCTGACTCAGTCATGTCATATAACTTCACccttatttatttcatattatgTAACTtatcctagaatcatagaatggtttgggttggaagggaccttaaagatcctctagttccaaccccctgctgcgggcagggacaccctccactagaccaggctgcccaaagccccatccaacctggtcttaaacacttccagcgagggggcatccacagcttctctgggtaacctgttccagtgcctcaccactctcacagggaagaatttcttcctaatatctaatctaaatctaccctccttcagcttaaggccattaccccatgtcctgtcactccatgcctttgtaaatagtccctctccagctttcctgtaggccccttcaggtactggaaatTAGGTACTTGACTCATTTCTACTTTCTGTCTAATTTGGAGAGAAGCCTTTCCTTTTGAACCTGTATTGAGAGAATGAGCAGATCCAAAGTGCAGGATCTTCTATACCAAGACAGGATAATGGCTGGCATCAACTGGTTCAGCTGTCTAAGGATGCGGGGAGAGGTGTTTTAGGCTATTGATTCTGTGAACAGCATGCCAGAGACTCACATTTtgtaagtttggggttttttccccagtttttaGTAGCTGAGAGGTTCTgtccattaaaataattattgagATTTTAGAACTGAACAAATGTGGTATTAAAAATTGTGATATTGATGCACATTGTGATGGTGTTCTGTGTCTTCTTGTTTCCTGTGCTAACATGCACAAAGCTCTGTGCAAATACTTTTAGTCTAATACTAGAGTAAgatatttcagcatttatatAAGCAACTTATACCAAGGACAGTATTTACTAAACCAGTAATGCTAGTAGTGTATATATAGTAATTTAAATTCCTACATTAGTATGAAAAATTGTGGTCTTCCCCCTTCATGATCTAAAttgacacttttttctttatctctttcaGTGGACATTCAGAATGGCACAACGCTATTAACGAATCCAGTAAAACATAATGCTGGAATTGTACGCTGGAGAGTTTTTACAAAGCAGTACCTAAATATTTGGTGCTGGAAAATTAAACTTACCAGGAGTTTGCGCAAGCACACAGCTGAATATGAATTATTAACATTGTTGTTGTGATAGTACATGCTACAGAGCTGTAATTAGGGCTGCATCTGAGTCTTGCTATCGTGCTCATCAGTTTGTTAGAATTGCTACCCCTGAACCTGTTCCTTGCTCACCCAGCTAGCTAATTAGTGACCTAGAGATAAGGTGGCATTTATTGGTACTAGATGAAATGgcctttcatttttatgcagAAGCAAAAAACAGGTCGGCAAGCAATTTACACATTCTTCATCTACCCATGGTGCAATGGAAGATGATAATGCTTATCTTGTCAGGAGGTGggtttcacttttttccttactgttttGTTAAgcttacattttctctctttttttgttgttttggttttgtttggtttgttttgttgtggttggtTGGGATATttagttggttggttggttgtttggggggggttaaCCTCAGACTGTGTCTAATGCTAGGACCATGTTCAggagttttcattaaaaaaacagattcCTGAAAGGGTTCCTCAGCTTACAGTTTCCTCATTGTGATATAGATAGAGTTTGAACTGGAGGGGATGGGCAGAGAATAGATAGAGACTCTGTCCTCACCTATTTACCAAATGGTATGTGTTGTTGAAATTTGGGTGGGAGGCAATGCTCCTCCCTTGTGCAAACATATCCTCCAATAAAAGCCATGTGCTATGGGCAAAAGTAGTTAAGGACTTGctacctttttttatttttttatttttttatttttttaaataaacagcaacTTATCAATGTGAGAGGCCAAACATGGCTAGCTTATATACACAGAGAGGCTCGTGTGTTTGTGGATATGCCTACTCTGCATACCTAGCCTGGCTCCTATCTCGTTTTAGTTGGGGTGACCATTTCTCCcctattttaagaaatactcTGTATTTCATCTGTGACATGAGTAAAAGAAATGATGAATCATATCTTTGTGGAGCGACACTCAGCAGTGCGTATCAGCCTCAAGAGACTgaatcttttaagaaaaaaactacAGCACGAAGCTGAAA is a window encoding:
- the EGLN1 gene encoding egl nine homolog 1, encoding MANDSGGGGAGQGSGESSGGGSSSSSSGGSSSERDRQYCELCGKMENLLRCGRCRSSFYCSKEHQRQDWKKHKLICRGGGTAAAAAAGGAAEPRGGHPPPTRAHSAGAAAGGGSRAAGGAGAAAGKGAAPPPPEAPAEAASLTNNHVAAAAAGGEAEAPAAAQSPSPSGEAVLLYRDKSNLYPGGVQAGPGGAALRPNGQTKSLVPQRLALEYIVPCMNKHGICVVDDFLGKELGGLVAQEVRALHHTGRFTDGQLVSQKSDSSKDIRGDKITWVEGKEPGCQTIRLLMNSMDDLIRHCNGKLGNYKINGRTKAMVACYPGNGTGYVRHVDNPNGDGRCVTCIYYLNKDWDAKVSGGILRIFPEGKAQFADIEPKFDRLLFFWSDRRNPHEVQPAFATRYAITVWYFDADERARAKVKYLTGEKGVRVELNKPSDSVGKDVL